In one Nicotiana sylvestris chromosome 8, ASM39365v2, whole genome shotgun sequence genomic region, the following are encoded:
- the LOC138874724 gene encoding uncharacterized protein has product MDLCLPGGENVLLLNIDATKGNTMCTQITRQISRDELVKILPDSWIINFEKLREPEESLQSGEPTFTKRNDKTVCIRFDHSHLKKPNKTTFSFQMIQPKDTTDTYPEPDGEFFWNIQSIIEEHDWCQNFDKEGKRTWWFKFPFTGHCPWDLDCDCQDCLENPIREYDEHHQRH; this is encoded by the coding sequence ATGGATCTTTGCCTTCCTGGAGGAGAAAATGTTTTACTCTTAAATATTGATGCTACCAAAGGAAACACCATGTGCACCCAAATAACTAGACAAATTTCCAGAGATGAACTTGTCAAAATTCTTCCTGATTCTTGGATTATAAATTTTGAAAAGTTAAGAGAACCGGAGGAATCTCTGCAATCTGGAGAAccaacttttaccaaaagaaatgacaaaaccGTTTGCATAAGATTTGATCATTCCCATCTCAAAAAACCCAATAAAACCACCTTCTCTTTCCAAATGATTCAACCCAAAGATACAACAGATACATACCCTGAACCTGATGGAGAGTTCTTTTGGAATATACAAAGCATCATAGAAGAACATGACTGgtgtcaaaattttgacaaagaaggaaaaaggacTTGGTGGTTCAAATTCCCCTTTACGGGACACTGCCCTTGGGATCTTGATTGTGACTGCCAAGATTGTTTGGAAAATCCAATTAGAGAATATGATGAACACCACCAGCGTCATTAG